Proteins encoded within one genomic window of Longimicrobiaceae bacterium:
- a CDS encoding GNAT family N-acetyltransferase produces MRDKTMEWRRGELTVSTDRRRLELDAVLEMLLATHWGGGMRRDLLERAVENSVCFGVYRGARLVGFARAVSDLATYGYLTDVVITESERGRGLGRWLVECILAHPDLQNLRRFSLMTRDAAGLYEQFGFGPQRGTSTYMEIWNPAAYGASAG; encoded by the coding sequence ATGCGGGACAAGACGATGGAATGGCGGAGGGGCGAGCTCACCGTCTCGACCGATCGGCGGAGGCTGGAGCTGGATGCGGTGCTGGAGATGCTGCTCGCCACGCACTGGGGCGGCGGGATGCGGCGCGACCTCCTGGAGCGCGCCGTGGAGAACTCCGTCTGCTTCGGGGTCTACCGCGGCGCGCGGCTGGTGGGGTTCGCGCGGGCCGTGAGCGACCTGGCGACGTACGGGTACCTCACCGACGTCGTGATCACGGAATCCGAGCGCGGGCGCGGGCTGGGCCGCTGGCTGGTGGAGTGCATCCTCGCTCACCCGGACCTCCAGAACCTCCGCCGCTTCTCGCTGATGACGCGCGACGCGGCAGGGCTGTACGAGCAGTTCGGCTTCGGCCCGCAGCGCGGCACATCGACCTACATGGAGATCTGGAACCCGGCCGCGTATGGCGCCTCCGCGGGTTGA
- a CDS encoding holo-ACP synthase has product MIVAIGADLASISRVAAMMERRGERALARLFTPAEARRCHASRHPPESFAARFAAKEALFKALGTGWGRGGCWTDVEVVSAPSGAPSLVLSGEAARCAAERGVRRIHLTLTHTGDTAAAFVVLEGD; this is encoded by the coding sequence CCGACCTGGCGAGCATAAGCCGCGTGGCCGCCATGATGGAGCGCCGCGGCGAGCGCGCCCTGGCCCGCCTCTTCACCCCGGCCGAGGCACGCCGCTGCCACGCCAGCCGCCACCCGCCGGAGTCGTTCGCAGCGCGTTTCGCGGCGAAGGAGGCGCTGTTCAAGGCACTGGGCACCGGTTGGGGCCGCGGCGGCTGCTGGACCGACGTGGAGGTCGTATCCGCCCCCAGTGGCGCCCCGTCGCTCGTCCTTTCCGGCGAGGCCGCCCGCTGCGCCGCCGAGCGCGGCGTCCGCCGCATCCATCTCACCCTCACCCACACCGGCGACACCGCCGCCGCCTTCGTCGTCCTCGAAGGCGACTGA